A genomic region of Alnus glutinosa chromosome 11, dhAlnGlut1.1, whole genome shotgun sequence contains the following coding sequences:
- the LOC133881282 gene encoding vegetative cell wall protein gp1-like codes for MDQSLKSLLLPILVLMLMAIAEANPLTVSRVSETPETPKSPETPKTSETSETPKTPETPKTSETSKSPKTPETPKTPETPKSPETPETPKSPETPKTPEISETPKTPETPKTNTKIARNTKNAILSSPSPPSFSPPPPTTSTPPPSPPTSTTPTPPTTSTPPPSTTPPLPPSPPSPESPPSTAPSSLPAPAPSTPTPPTTSTPPPSNPNPPPSSPSPTTSTPPPSNPNPPPSSPSPSPPSTTPPPPTLSPTPPSTTPSSPSPPPPSPHSPSPPSTPTTTPPPPYPTPSPPSSTPPPSPPSTSPKTVRCKNKNYPQCYDMEQVCPSSCPDGCEVDCVTCKPLCRCDRPGAVCQDPRFIGGDGITFYFHGKKDRDFCLVSDSNLHINAHFIGRRNQNMKRDFTWVQSIGILFSKHQLLIGAQKTAAWDDSVNCLALAFDGEPITLPESEAARWQSSSSPSVLIIRLANSNSVKVEVEGSLRITAKVVHITEEDSRIHNYGITREDSFAHLDLGFKFFALSNEVSGVLGKTYRPDYVSRVNVGANMPVMGGDKDFETSSLFATDCAVARFDGSDGGAAYLDGLELSCASGIEGQGVVCKR; via the exons ATGGATCAATCCTTGAAAAGCCTTCTTCTGCCAATTCTTGTCCTGATGCTAATGGCAATAGCAGAGGCAAATCCTCTTACGGTTTCACGAGTGTCTGAAACACCTGAAACACCAAAATCTCCTGAAACACCAAAAACGTCTGAAACATCAGAAACCCCAAAAACACCTGAAACGCCAAAAACGTCTGAAACCTCAAAATCGCCTAAAACACCTGAGACGCCAAAAACGCCTGAAACACCAAAATCACCTGAAACACCAGAAACACCAAAATCGCCCGAAACTCCAAAAACGCCTGAAATATCAGAAACACCAAAAACACCTGAAACGCCAAAAAC AAACACCAAAATCGCCCGAAACACCAAAAACGCCATTCTCTCCTCCCCATCACCTCCATCATTTTCTCCTCCACCTCCAACTACTTCAACTCCGCCTCCATCACCTCCCACTTCAACAACTCCCACACCTCCAACTACTTCAACTCCACCCCCTTCGACGACTCCACCATTACCACCATCACCACCTTCTCCAGAATCGCCTCCTAGTACCGCCCCATCTTCACTACCAGCTCCTGCTCCAAGTACTCCCACCCCTCCAACTACTTCCACTCCACCTCCCTCGAATCCAAATCCTCCACCATCTTCACCTTCTCCAACTACTTCCACTCCACCTCCCTCCAATCCAAATCCTCCACCATCTTCACCTTCTCCATCGCCACCTAGTACTACTCCACCACCACCCACGCTTTCTCCAACACCTCCTAGCACTACCCCATCTTCTCCatctccaccaccaccatctccTCATTCCCCTTCACCTCCATCTACTCCTACTACAACTCCTCCTCCTCCATATCCTACCCCATCTCCACCTAGTTCCACTCCTCCTCCGTCACCTCCTTCTACCTCTCCAAAGACTGTCAGATGCAAGAACAAGAATTACCCTCAGTGCTACGATATGGAGCAAGTTTGTCCCAGCTCATGCCCTGATGGATGTGAGGTTGATTGTGTCACTTGCAAACCTCTTTGCA GGTGTGATAGGCCAGGGGCAGTCTGCCAAGATCCTCGTTTCATAGGCGGCGATGGCATAACCTTCTACTTCCACGGCAAGAAAGATCGCGACTTTTGCCTTGTATCCGACTCCAACCTCCATATCAACGCCCACTTCATCGGCAGGCGAAACCAGAACATGAAGAGGGACTTCACTTGGGTCCAGTCAATTGGAATCCTCTTCAGCAAACACCAACTTCTCATCGGCGCACAGAAAACCGCCGCATGGGACGACTCCGTCAACTGCCTTGCCCTCGCCTTCGACGGCGAGCCTATCACCCTCCCAGAATCCGAAGCCGCAAGGTGGCAGTCCTCAAGCTCTCCAAGTGTGCTCATCATCAGGCTTGCTAACTCAAACAGTGTCAAAGTTGAAGTTGAAGGAAGCTTGAGGATCACAGCCAAGGTTGTGCATATAACCGAAGAGGATTCTAGGATTCACAactatg gTATAACGAGAGAAGATTCCTTCGCTCATCTCGACCTTGGGTTCAAGTTCTTCGCTTTGAGCAACGAAGTGAGCGGTGTGTTGGGAAAAACATACCGACCAGACTACGTGAGTCGTGTTAACGTTGGCGCAAACATGCCTGTAATGGGAGGGGACAAGGATTTCGAAACATCAAGCCTGTTTGCCACGGACTGCGCTGTTGCTCGGTTTGATGGGTCTGATGGTGGAGCAGCATATTTGGATGGTCTGGAGTTGAGCTGTGCAAGTGGTATTGAAGGGCAAGGAGTTGTATGCAAGAGATAG
- the LOC133882816 gene encoding DNA-directed RNA polymerases II, IV and V subunit 3-like, which translates to MDGGATYQRFPKVKIREMKDDIMKFELRETDASVANALRRVMISEVPTVAIDLVEIEVNSSVLNDEFIAHRLGLIPLTSDRAMSMRFSRDCDACDGDGQCEFCSVEFHLRAKCLSDQTLDVTSKDLYSSDHTVVPVDFTDPNDPNEQRGIIIVKLRRGQELRLRAIARKGIGKDHAKWSPAATVTFMYEPMIRINEDLMETLSLEEKKTWVESSPTKVFDIDPTSQQVVVVDPEAYTYDDEVIKKADAMGKSGLVEIEAKEDSFIFTVESTGAVKSCQLVLNAIEILKQKLDAVRLSDDTVEADDQFGELGAHMRGG; encoded by the exons ATGGACGGAGGCGCGACGTACCAGCGGTTTCCGAAGGTGAAGATCCGGGAGATGAAGGACGACATAATGAAGTTCGAGCTTCGGGAGACAGACGCGAGCGTGGCGAACGCGCTGCGGCGCGTGATGATCTCGGAGGTGCCGACGGTGGCCATCGACCTGGTAGAGATCGAGGTGAACTCGTCGGTGCTCAACGACGAGTTCATCGCACACCGCCTGGGCCTCATACCGCTCACCAGCGACCGCGCCATGAGCATGCGCTTCTCGCGCGACTGCGACGCCTGCGACGGCGACGGCCAGTGCGAGTTCTGCTCCGTCGAGTTCCATCTCCGTGCCAAGTGCCTCTCAGACCAGACACTCGACGTCACCAGCAAGGACCTCTACAGCTCCGACCACACCGTCGTCCCCGTCGACTTCACCGATCCCAACGACCCCAACGAGCAGAG GGGGATTATCATTGTGAAGTTACGCCGTGGACAAGAACTGCGGCTGAGGGCTATAGCCCGAAAAGGAATTGGTAAAGATCATGCAAAATGGTCGCCTGCAGCTACTGTCACATTCATGTATGAACCAATGATTAGGATCAATGAAGACTTGATGGAGACTTTGTCACTTGAGGAGAAAAAAACTTGGGTTGAAAGTAGTCCTACCAAAGTGTTCGACATAGACCCTACTAGCCAACAG GTCGTAGTGGTTGATCCCGAGGCATACACTTATGATGATGAAGTGATCAAGAAAGCAGATGCTATGGGGAAGTCAGGGCTTGTAGAGATCGAAGCCAAAGAAGACAGTTTTATATTTACTGTAGAATCTACTGGTGCAGTCAAATCATGTCAGTTGGTTCTCAATGCCATTGAAATACTGAAACAGAAGCTTGATGCAGTTCGCCTATCAGATGATACTGTAGAAGCTGATGATCAGTTTGGTGAACTAGGTGCTCATATGCGAGGAGGATGA